A window of the Desulfobacula toluolica Tol2 genome harbors these coding sequences:
- a CDS encoding peptidoglycan DD-metalloendopeptidase family protein — translation MLSVLKTNIKIIFFIGYFVLVVSNAGFTDQNRVLYKGHVNTFKLNIRETPSNNSRVVNVAEKGETIDVIQLQGDIGGWLTIVYKGSKGYIRNRPQDIQLIPIPKQQPFEQPEKQNKKLKKIKNKENQKIQEKIQNQEKIVETFSQKEIEIIEGLNEIDYALNKARAKALALSTEIMHLEERILQLKHDREVLSKDIEINREYAGERLKALYKMKMIGRLNIAGMPSPIFDFFLEQHSMKLIISADYDLLEKQNLALEKLEILEQEFQKEIRTKTGLETELNDQIRMNKTETLKKEMILKQIRQKKKLSLAAVDALKQAALQLDNRINCLQKSSVLTPGDGSFLNYKGRLIIPARGEIVSIFGTSGAENYKSFTFQKGIDIKVERGEPVKSVFKGKVMFAQWLSGYGNLLIINHGDNYYTLYAHVEEIFKKKGETVETGEVIATAGDTGSIKGMCLHFELRHHGKPVNPMEWLRKGA, via the coding sequence ATGTTATCTGTCCTTAAAACAAATATTAAAATAATTTTTTTTATCGGGTATTTTGTCTTGGTCGTATCAAATGCCGGATTTACTGATCAAAACAGGGTACTGTATAAAGGCCATGTGAATACATTCAAATTGAATATCCGGGAAACCCCTTCAAATAATTCCAGGGTTGTTAATGTTGCTGAAAAAGGTGAGACAATTGATGTGATTCAACTGCAAGGAGATATCGGAGGATGGCTGACCATAGTTTATAAAGGGAGTAAAGGCTATATCCGCAATCGCCCCCAGGATATTCAGCTGATACCGATACCGAAGCAACAACCGTTTGAGCAACCGGAGAAACAAAACAAAAAATTGAAAAAAATAAAGAATAAGGAAAACCAGAAGATCCAGGAAAAAATTCAAAATCAGGAAAAAATAGTTGAAACTTTTTCCCAAAAAGAGATTGAAATTATAGAAGGATTAAATGAAATTGATTATGCATTGAACAAAGCCCGGGCAAAAGCCCTGGCTTTGTCCACGGAAATTATGCACCTGGAAGAGAGAATATTGCAGCTCAAGCATGACAGGGAGGTCTTGTCCAAAGATATTGAAATAAACCGTGAATATGCCGGAGAAAGGTTAAAAGCGCTTTATAAAATGAAGATGATCGGCAGGCTGAATATTGCTGGAATGCCAAGCCCCATATTTGATTTTTTTCTGGAGCAGCATTCAATGAAGCTGATAATTTCAGCGGATTATGATCTCCTTGAAAAACAGAATCTGGCCCTTGAAAAGCTTGAAATACTTGAACAAGAGTTTCAAAAAGAGATCAGGACAAAAACCGGCCTTGAAACAGAACTCAACGATCAAATACGGATGAATAAAACCGAAACCCTGAAAAAGGAAATGATTTTAAAACAGATTCGTCAAAAAAAAAAATTATCCCTTGCTGCGGTTGATGCTTTAAAACAGGCAGCGCTTCAATTGGATAACCGGATCAACTGTTTGCAAAAAAGTTCTGTCCTGACTCCGGGGGACGGTTCATTTTTAAACTATAAAGGGAGGTTAATCATTCCGGCAAGAGGTGAGATTGTTTCAATCTTTGGTACTTCCGGGGCTGAAAATTACAAGTCCTTCACTTTTCAAAAAGGAATTGATATAAAGGTGGAAAGGGGCGAACCTGTAAAATCCGTGTTCAAGGGAAAAGTCATGTTTGCCCAATGGCTCAGCGGCTATGGAAATTTACTGATTATCAATCATGGTGATAATTATTACACCCTGTATGCCCATGTTGAAGAAATTTTTAAAAAAAAAGGTGAAACCGTTGAAACCGGTGAAGTGATTGCCACGGCAGGTGATACAGGATCAATAAAAGGGATGTGTCTGCATTTTGAACTAAGGCACCACGGCAAACCCGTAAATCCTATGGAGTGGTTAAGAAAAGGAGCGTGA
- a CDS encoding S41 family peptidase translates to MKTRSYNIFKFGFSVAIAACVLISIAGFNPSLQADDNTYKSLKLFTDVLEELEKNYVDDVNSEELIHNAIKGMVENLDPHSSFMPPEAFDELQDDTKGEFSGIGIVITMKDSILTVVSPIEGTPAYKAGIQAGDIIIKIDDKSTKGMALWEAVNMMRGPRHKTVMITVIRQDEPKSIEFSLKRDLIPMESVRSVILEPGYGYLRITNFRMSTLDDIKNHMEELESKDSGLKGLIMDLRDNPGGLLDQAVQVSDLFLSQGNIVSIKGRQESNTQVFKAYPSDEDRDYPIVVLINGGSASASEIVAGALQDHSRALILGTTSFGKGSVQTVRPLKEGFGIKYTIARYYTPNGRSIQAKGIEPDIEVEYEILEKKEKKSSTFDRMIKEKDLKNSLKPEKIKKTEQTKKSKKTNQPEQTKKQNEKDQRLLDKDQLQHDAQIKRALDILISYGVFSKLNGS, encoded by the coding sequence ATGAAAACCAGATCTTACAATATATTCAAGTTCGGATTTTCCGTGGCAATTGCCGCTTGTGTACTGATATCCATTGCAGGCTTTAATCCCAGCTTGCAGGCTGATGACAATACCTATAAGTCATTAAAGTTGTTTACGGATGTGCTTGAAGAGCTGGAGAAAAATTATGTGGATGATGTAAATTCTGAAGAATTAATTCACAATGCAATTAAAGGCATGGTAGAAAATCTTGATCCGCATTCAAGCTTTATGCCTCCCGAGGCATTTGATGAACTTCAGGATGATACAAAGGGAGAATTTTCCGGAATTGGTATCGTGATCACCATGAAAGACTCAATCTTAACCGTGGTCTCCCCCATTGAAGGAACACCGGCATATAAAGCAGGTATCCAGGCCGGTGACATCATTATCAAGATTGATGACAAGTCAACAAAAGGCATGGCCCTGTGGGAGGCCGTTAATATGATGCGCGGTCCCAGACATAAAACCGTTATGATCACTGTTATCAGGCAAGATGAACCTAAATCCATTGAATTCTCACTTAAAAGGGACTTGATCCCCATGGAAAGTGTCAGAAGTGTGATACTGGAACCGGGATATGGATACCTTCGGATTACCAATTTCAGAATGAGTACTCTGGACGATATAAAAAATCATATGGAGGAACTGGAGTCTAAAGATAGTGGATTAAAGGGACTTATCATGGATTTAAGAGATAATCCGGGAGGACTTTTGGATCAGGCGGTTCAAGTAAGCGATTTGTTTCTTTCCCAGGGAAATATTGTTTCCATTAAAGGACGGCAGGAAAGCAATACACAGGTTTTTAAGGCATACCCAAGCGATGAAGACCGTGATTATCCTATTGTCGTTCTGATTAACGGCGGATCGGCTTCTGCTTCGGAAATTGTTGCAGGTGCGCTTCAAGACCACTCTAGGGCATTGATTTTAGGGACAACCTCCTTTGGAAAAGGCTCGGTTCAAACGGTTCGGCCGCTAAAAGAAGGGTTTGGCATCAAATATACCATTGCCAGATATTATACTCCCAATGGAAGATCCATACAGGCCAAAGGAATTGAGCCTGATATCGAAGTGGAATATGAAATTCTTGAAAAAAAAGAAAAAAAATCGTCTACATTTGACAGAATGATAAAAGAGAAAGATTTAAAAAACAGCTTAAAACCTGAGAAAATAAAAAAAACGGAACAAACCAAAAAGTCGAAAAAGACAAATCAACCGGAACAAACCAAAAAACAAAACGAAAAAGATCAAAGACTTCTTGATAAGGATCAGCTTCAGCATGATGCGCAAATTAAAAGAGCCCTTGATATTTTGATAAGCTATGGAGTCTTTAGTAAATTAAATGGCAGCTAA
- a CDS encoding divergent polysaccharide deacetylase family protein has product MAAKKKVSVQKKVTAKKKVASKKQKNHRKNKKFVIRNEFKKICVGIAVLVSVCLTIAMIADIVFQPGRVEKQTKNVTPQSDKPQKKPVQKNTSEVKNKKILTGLKNKSDKPIKYEIFEDIDEKIIEKPRVQAKNQIPKIAIIIDDIGYDRKIALALFDLDSNITFSVLPFAPFGKYISETLNAKGAQLMLHLPMEPVEYPHINPGPGAILSGMPPDILLDQLRKNIKDVPYIVGANNHMGSKLTSHSDQMNQIFTILKKENLFFIDSRTSPISQCKASARLFKLKFAQRDVFLDNFQNTTYITGQFNELIDLAKKHGSAVGIGHPYKATLQALSIELPKLKNKVKIVRAGSLTTVPG; this is encoded by the coding sequence ATGGCAGCTAAAAAAAAGGTTAGCGTACAAAAAAAAGTTACAGCCAAGAAAAAAGTCGCATCAAAGAAACAAAAAAACCATCGAAAAAACAAAAAATTTGTTATCCGTAATGAATTTAAAAAGATTTGTGTGGGGATTGCTGTTCTTGTTTCAGTGTGCCTGACCATAGCAATGATAGCCGATATTGTTTTTCAACCCGGACGTGTTGAGAAACAAACGAAAAACGTTACACCACAGTCAGACAAACCCCAAAAAAAACCCGTTCAGAAAAATACCTCTGAGGTAAAAAACAAAAAAATACTGACAGGTCTGAAAAACAAATCAGACAAGCCGATAAAATACGAAATATTTGAAGATATTGATGAAAAAATCATAGAAAAGCCAAGAGTACAGGCAAAGAATCAGATACCCAAAATAGCTATTATTATTGATGATATAGGGTATGATAGAAAAATAGCATTGGCCTTGTTTGATTTGGATTCAAATATTACCTTTTCAGTATTACCCTTTGCACCATTTGGGAAATATATTTCTGAAACACTGAATGCAAAAGGGGCGCAATTAATGCTTCATCTGCCCATGGAACCGGTTGAATATCCCCATATTAATCCAGGACCGGGTGCTATTTTATCCGGCATGCCGCCTGACATCCTTTTGGATCAACTGAGAAAAAACATTAAGGATGTTCCCTATATTGTAGGGGCAAACAACCATATGGGATCAAAGTTGACCTCCCATTCCGACCAGATGAACCAGATCTTCACTATTTTGAAAAAAGAAAATTTATTTTTTATCGATTCTCGCACGTCACCAATATCCCAGTGCAAGGCATCGGCACGGCTTTTTAAGCTCAAGTTTGCACAAAGAGATGTTTTTCTGGATAACTTTCAGAATACCACATATATCACAGGACAATTTAATGAACTTATAGATCTGGCGAAAAAACATGGATCGGCAGTTGGTATCGGTCACCCTTATAAAGCCACTTTGCAGGCTCTTTCAATTGAACTGCCAAAGCTGAAAAACAAGGTAAAAATTGTTCGTGCCGGTTCTTTGACAACTGTTCCAGGATAA
- a CDS encoding NUDIX hydrolase, translating into MTDKKTAPPPLRKASTVILVRENNQELEVYLLRRSTKSGFMGGLYVFPGGVVDPEDNGFDSWSPHIDMVPDQIEKQLGGHLFSNEDALGFSVAAIRETLEEAGVFIASVNNKTQKDIEDICKFRLKKGLPKSWFRTKIMDENWTLSFSSLGKWSHWITPELMKKRFDTRFFIAFMPENQICIPDNMETKHGIWVTPKIALEQNLEAQIPLSPPTVVTLTQLLKFKNLYDLKQEIQTRSWGEPVSPRLVQSSNGPVILEPWDTECHTDCKIDTSDFSSKVLLPGSWFSRIWCDKGIWKPVGI; encoded by the coding sequence ATGACTGATAAAAAAACTGCACCGCCACCGTTAAGAAAAGCATCCACTGTAATTCTTGTAAGAGAAAACAATCAAGAGCTTGAGGTTTATCTTTTAAGAAGAAGTACAAAATCAGGATTTATGGGTGGATTATATGTTTTCCCCGGCGGAGTGGTAGACCCGGAAGACAATGGTTTTGATTCCTGGTCCCCTCACATAGATATGGTTCCCGATCAAATTGAAAAACAACTTGGAGGGCATTTGTTTTCAAATGAAGATGCTCTTGGATTCAGTGTCGCCGCCATCAGGGAAACCCTTGAAGAAGCCGGTGTTTTTATTGCATCCGTCAATAATAAGACTCAAAAAGATATTGAAGATATCTGTAAGTTTAGATTAAAAAAAGGGCTTCCAAAATCCTGGTTCCGAACAAAAATAATGGACGAAAACTGGACCTTGTCCTTTTCAAGTCTTGGAAAATGGTCTCACTGGATTACACCAGAATTAATGAAAAAAAGATTTGATACCCGGTTTTTCATTGCCTTTATGCCTGAAAACCAAATCTGCATACCTGATAATATGGAAACCAAACACGGCATCTGGGTTACGCCTAAAATAGCACTTGAACAAAATCTTGAAGCTCAAATTCCATTGAGTCCGCCAACAGTCGTAACATTGACCCAGTTGTTAAAATTCAAGAATCTTTATGATCTCAAACAGGAGATTCAAACCCGTTCCTGGGGTGAGCCTGTTTCACCCCGTCTTGTGCAGTCTTCAAACGGCCCTGTTATTCTGGAACCCTGGGATACTGAATGTCATACTGATTGTAAAATAGACACCTCTGATTTTTCAAGCAAAGTGCTTCTCCCGGGATCATGGTTTTCAAGAATCTGGTGTGATAAAGGGATCTGGAAACCGGTTGGCATATAG
- a CDS encoding acetate--CoA ligase family protein, whose translation MKQTDIQELIDAKLKSLANCIAEDEAKKIFTVFDIPVVKEQRETDLPRILDACKKTGFPVVLKGIGKTILHKTESGLVRVGLNTEEQVIDAVKEMKDSAQETIDAFLIQPVISGKREFVAGMFKDPQFGPVIVFGLGGIYTEALKDIVFKIAPLNDADMEDMFEQISSKKLLNAFRGEKAVNKQTLKKILKGLSDMSIAYPNIKEMDINPLIIQPDGSPVAVDGLIVLEEIRKKKHKVCDIDLNVLGSCFYPKSIVFIGASATPGKWGHMLLTNTLSRDYKGEVYFVNPKGGKIIGRHVYKSVMEIEADIELAVVTIPANKVIDLIPDLKKKHVKGILLITSGFREVGAAGIILEEQLVRAAHDAGILILGPNTMGICNPHMDFYCCAAHAYPLPGSTALVCQSGNMGIQLLAFAEQQDIGIRAFSGSGNEAMATIEDYMEAFEIDDLTRTVVLYIESVKDGSRFFKSAARVSRQKPVVVLKGGKTKTGEKAASSHTGAMASDIKVFDAACRQSGIIQVNQPIELLDLSAVFSSLPLPRGNRVAIMTLGGGWGVITADLCAEQGLEVPELSQDIIKRLNKILPSFWSHANPVDIVGESDPDIPRTCMEEMLKWDGCDALIHLGIHGKRVHANNMIDSVCKADPDFDKALAQSIKNDLLQVEDAYTKHVIKLTQKYGKPILGVSLLTDEISRTLYRLDGYEYKSVFFPSPERAVKALWGMCRYNDWRCANLQP comes from the coding sequence ATGAAACAAACAGATATTCAAGAACTGATTGATGCAAAATTAAAATCTCTTGCCAACTGCATAGCAGAAGATGAGGCAAAAAAAATATTTACCGTATTTGATATCCCGGTTGTGAAAGAACAGCGGGAAACAGATCTGCCACGGATACTGGATGCTTGCAAAAAAACAGGGTTTCCAGTGGTGTTAAAAGGCATTGGAAAAACTATTCTGCACAAAACAGAATCAGGCCTTGTGCGCGTCGGACTGAACACGGAAGAACAAGTTATTGATGCGGTCAAAGAGATGAAAGACTCTGCCCAAGAGACTATAGATGCCTTCTTGATCCAGCCTGTGATATCCGGCAAAAGAGAATTTGTAGCAGGCATGTTCAAAGATCCCCAGTTTGGACCGGTCATTGTGTTTGGCCTGGGCGGGATATATACCGAGGCATTAAAGGATATTGTCTTTAAAATTGCGCCGTTAAATGATGCAGATATGGAAGACATGTTTGAACAAATATCTTCAAAAAAACTTTTAAATGCTTTCAGGGGTGAAAAAGCCGTTAACAAACAGACTCTTAAAAAAATCCTCAAGGGATTATCAGATATGTCCATAGCCTACCCGAATATCAAAGAGATGGATATCAATCCTCTGATCATACAGCCGGACGGGTCTCCTGTTGCCGTGGACGGATTGATTGTGCTGGAAGAGATCAGAAAGAAAAAACACAAGGTCTGTGACATTGATTTAAATGTATTGGGGTCCTGTTTTTATCCAAAGTCCATAGTTTTTATCGGGGCATCAGCCACTCCGGGAAAATGGGGACATATGCTGCTGACCAACACTTTGTCCCGAGACTATAAAGGAGAGGTTTATTTTGTGAATCCCAAGGGCGGAAAAATAATCGGTCGGCATGTGTATAAATCAGTGATGGAAATTGAAGCGGATATTGAGCTGGCTGTTGTGACCATCCCGGCAAATAAAGTGATAGACCTGATACCGGATTTGAAAAAGAAACATGTCAAAGGAATCTTGTTAATTACTTCAGGGTTCAGGGAAGTAGGAGCCGCCGGGATAATCTTGGAAGAACAACTGGTGAGAGCGGCCCATGATGCAGGAATATTGATTCTTGGACCCAACACCATGGGGATATGCAATCCCCATATGGATTTTTATTGTTGTGCCGCCCATGCTTACCCTCTGCCGGGTTCCACCGCTCTTGTCTGCCAGTCGGGAAACATGGGTATCCAGCTTTTGGCCTTTGCCGAGCAGCAGGATATCGGAATCCGTGCATTTTCAGGGTCGGGCAATGAGGCCATGGCCACTATCGAAGATTATATGGAGGCCTTTGAAATTGACGATCTGACAAGAACAGTTGTGCTTTATATTGAGAGTGTAAAGGACGGTTCACGGTTTTTTAAAAGCGCGGCAAGGGTATCCCGGCAAAAGCCTGTGGTCGTACTCAAGGGCGGCAAAACAAAAACAGGTGAAAAAGCAGCATCCAGCCACACCGGGGCCATGGCGTCAGACATAAAAGTTTTTGACGCGGCATGCAGACAGTCAGGAATTATCCAGGTGAATCAACCAATTGAACTTCTGGATTTGTCTGCCGTATTTTCATCTTTGCCTCTGCCCCGTGGAAACCGGGTGGCCATAATGACCCTTGGAGGCGGCTGGGGCGTTATCACGGCAGATTTGTGTGCGGAACAAGGGCTTGAGGTTCCGGAATTATCACAGGATATCATTAAACGGCTCAACAAGATTCTGCCATCCTTCTGGAGCCACGCAAATCCTGTTGATATTGTGGGAGAAAGTGATCCTGATATTCCCAGAACCTGTATGGAAGAAATGCTCAAATGGGACGGGTGTGATGCGCTCATTCACCTGGGTATTCATGGAAAACGGGTGCATGCCAACAATATGATTGACTCGGTGTGCAAAGCAGATCCTGACTTTGATAAAGCCCTGGCACAATCAATTAAAAATGACTTACTGCAGGTTGAAGATGCCTATACAAAGCATGTAATTAAATTAACGCAAAAATATGGAAAACCAATTCTGGGGGTGAGTCTTTTGACAGATGAAATCAGCAGAACCCTTTACCGGCTTGACGGATATGAGTATAAAAGTGTGTTTTTCCCTTCTCCTGAAAGAGCGGTAAAGGCACTTTGGGGAATGTGCAGGTATAATGACTGGCGATGTGCCAACTTACAGCCCTGA
- a CDS encoding DEAD/DEAH box helicase, which produces MKFETYHISSAIKRNLSDLGFKRPTDIQYKAIPSIMKGEDVLAIAQTGTGKTAAFAIPIIDNIHRAKSSRRSWGIKCIIMVPTRELAAQIGNVFDELSKHTKVKAYAVYGGVEQDPQIKKLGNGIDVLVATPGRMFDLISQGAISLKHVDTLVLDEADQMLDLGFIKDISAVKKKLIQRHQTLFFSATINKEIKKLAFSQVKSSAIRIQISPDDPVSKNVSHFVIFVEMDDKRFFLRRFVHDNPKTKIIVFVRTRVRAERVAKALERDNITSATLHGEKDQKDRTSVMNLFKQGGINILIATDVSARGIDIPDVKYVINYDLPEKSENYVHRVGRTGRGVKKGIAISFCSTEEKERLDAIQQFLSKPIETISMGKKDYAETLKVSRERQSIKELIAEQEEWEKNKKKRKKK; this is translated from the coding sequence ATGAAATTTGAAACATACCATATATCCTCAGCCATAAAGAGAAATTTGTCCGATCTCGGATTTAAACGTCCCACAGATATCCAGTACAAAGCCATTCCTTCCATCATGAAAGGAGAAGATGTACTGGCAATTGCCCAGACCGGCACGGGGAAAACAGCGGCATTTGCCATTCCCATAATTGACAACATCCACAGGGCAAAAAGCTCCAGGCGATCCTGGGGAATCAAATGCATTATCATGGTGCCCACAAGGGAACTGGCCGCCCAGATCGGCAATGTATTTGATGAACTTTCAAAACACACCAAGGTAAAAGCATATGCTGTTTACGGCGGGGTTGAGCAGGACCCCCAGATCAAAAAGCTTGGCAATGGAATAGACGTGCTTGTGGCAACGCCAGGACGCATGTTTGACTTGATCAGCCAGGGGGCGATCAGTCTGAAACATGTGGATACACTTGTCCTTGATGAAGCCGACCAGATGCTGGACCTTGGATTTATAAAGGATATCAGCGCAGTCAAAAAAAAGCTTATTCAGCGGCACCAGACCCTGTTTTTTTCCGCCACCATTAATAAAGAGATAAAAAAACTTGCCTTTTCCCAGGTAAAATCGTCTGCCATCCGAATTCAAATTTCCCCGGATGATCCGGTCTCTAAAAATGTATCCCATTTTGTTATATTTGTTGAAATGGATGATAAACGGTTTTTCTTGCGAAGATTTGTTCATGACAATCCAAAAACTAAAATCATTGTTTTTGTCAGAACCAGAGTCAGGGCCGAAAGGGTGGCCAAAGCCCTTGAAAGGGACAATATAACATCTGCAACCCTTCACGGAGAAAAAGACCAGAAAGACAGAACCAGTGTAATGAACCTGTTCAAGCAGGGCGGCATAAACATCCTGATCGCCACGGATGTCAGTGCCAGGGGCATTGATATCCCCGATGTTAAGTATGTCATCAACTATGACCTTCCTGAAAAAAGTGAAAATTATGTCCACAGGGTGGGAAGAACCGGCAGAGGCGTTAAAAAAGGCATTGCCATCTCCTTTTGCAGCACGGAAGAAAAAGAACGCCTGGATGCCATTCAGCAGTTTTTAAGCAAACCAATAGAAACCATTTCCATGGGCAAAAAAGATTATGCCGAAACACTCAAAGTCTCCAGAGAAAGACAAAGCATCAAGGAGTTGATCGCGGAACAAGAAGAGTGGGAAAAAAACAAGAAAAAACGAAAGAAAAAATAA
- a CDS encoding substrate-binding domain-containing protein gives MKSVKSPDIICRLKEIRNKKNFTQTQLADLVGLKRQAIYDMEAGRYLPNTSVALRLARVLDTSVEDIFYEKLQEHQPVALVDEQTITDPRVSIAKIRDKLYAYSLSGKNSIMEEMKAADGLLAPGNNRVMILKSNEQLENTALLLGCDPAFSILGHHVHKNRTDAALHCRFASSKKSICQLADGYTHIAGIHMHDTGSIDGNQEFIRKGLKNFKGLLVAFAFFEEGLMVARGNPFDIRKPSDLAQDGICFVNREKGAALRTLLDDCLLKSNIPFSAIHDYNDIVNTHSQGALKIIHGICDVALGLRAVATAFDLDFVPITRVRCDLVIPHDFLIHTGVKTALDTMQKSSFRNELSCLPGYDASCTGKIIAKF, from the coding sequence ATGAAATCAGTCAAATCCCCGGATATTATCTGCAGGTTAAAAGAAATTCGAAATAAAAAAAATTTTACACAGACACAACTGGCAGATCTTGTGGGACTGAAAAGACAGGCCATATATGATATGGAAGCGGGCCGATATTTGCCCAACACATCTGTGGCACTTAGGCTTGCAAGGGTTCTGGATACCAGTGTGGAAGATATTTTTTATGAAAAACTCCAGGAGCATCAACCCGTTGCTCTGGTTGATGAGCAGACCATAACCGACCCCCGGGTCAGTATTGCAAAGATACGCGACAAGCTTTATGCTTATTCTCTTTCCGGTAAAAATTCCATTATGGAGGAAATGAAGGCAGCCGACGGCCTTCTGGCGCCCGGCAACAACAGGGTGATGATTTTAAAATCCAATGAACAGCTGGAAAACACAGCCCTGCTTCTGGGGTGTGACCCTGCTTTTTCAATCCTTGGACACCACGTTCATAAAAACCGTACTGATGCAGCTCTTCATTGCCGCTTTGCATCAAGTAAAAAATCCATTTGTCAATTGGCTGACGGGTATACGCATATTGCAGGAATTCACATGCATGACACAGGTTCCATTGACGGCAATCAGGAGTTTATCCGTAAAGGATTGAAAAATTTTAAAGGTCTTCTTGTGGCCTTTGCTTTTTTTGAAGAAGGGTTGATGGTTGCCAGGGGCAATCCTTTTGACATCAGAAAACCAAGTGACCTTGCCCAAGATGGGATCTGTTTTGTAAACAGGGAAAAGGGCGCCGCACTCAGAACTCTTCTGGATGATTGTCTTTTAAAGTCAAATATCCCATTTTCCGCAATTCATGATTATAATGATATTGTTAACACTCATTCCCAGGGTGCCCTGAAAATAATACATGGAATTTGTGATGTTGCGCTTGGTCTGCGTGCTGTTGCCACCGCCTTTGATCTTGACTTTGTTCCCATCACCCGGGTCAGATGTGATCTTGTCATACCCCATGATTTTTTAATCCACACAGGTGTTAAAACAGCCCTTGATACAATGCAAAAGAGCAGTTTTCGAAACGAATTAAGCTGTCTTCCAGGTTATGATGCTTCGTGTACCGGAAAAATTATTGCCAAATTTTAA
- the modA gene encoding molybdate ABC transporter substrate-binding protein, producing the protein MIFSKTANKNFPAIFLLIMIISLGFFHPATAKESNKILVFAAASTTNAVDEIGQLFSQKEYGRFVPSFASSSTLAKQIASGAPANIYISANPKWMTFLDDKHLIEKGTRRDLLGNRIVLIAPAASNIKIDIHPGFDLLPIIGTEKLAMGDPDHVPAGIYGKQALMNLGVWDKIAPKVVRAKDVRTALVFVERQEVPLGIVYATDAAITDKVKVAGIFPENSHPPVTYQAAIVKGNDTKTARAFYNFMESSEAKAIFNKYGFFVK; encoded by the coding sequence ATGATTTTTTCAAAAACGGCCAACAAAAATTTTCCCGCTATTTTTCTTTTGATAATGATTATCAGCCTTGGATTTTTTCATCCGGCAACTGCCAAAGAATCAAACAAAATTCTGGTTTTTGCAGCAGCATCAACCACCAATGCCGTTGATGAAATAGGGCAGTTGTTTTCCCAAAAAGAATACGGCAGGTTTGTACCGTCATTTGCATCTTCCTCAACCCTTGCAAAGCAAATCGCTTCAGGCGCTCCGGCAAATATTTATATATCTGCAAATCCCAAATGGATGACATTTCTTGATGATAAACACCTGATTGAAAAGGGAACACGCCGGGATCTGCTTGGCAACAGGATTGTTTTGATTGCACCTGCGGCAAGCAACATAAAAATTGATATTCATCCTGGTTTTGATCTTTTGCCGATAATAGGCACAGAAAAATTAGCCATGGGTGACCCGGATCATGTTCCTGCCGGCATTTATGGCAAACAGGCTCTAATGAATCTTGGAGTGTGGGATAAAATTGCCCCGAAAGTTGTGAGAGCAAAGGATGTTCGCACGGCCCTTGTGTTTGTTGAACGTCAGGAGGTCCCCCTGGGAATAGTCTATGCCACTGATGCTGCAATAACAGACAAGGTTAAAGTCGCGGGGATTTTTCCTGAAAACTCCCATCCGCCTGTGACTTACCAGGCCGCAATTGTAAAGGGCAATGATACCAAAACCGCCCGGGCATTTTACAACTTTATGGAATCTTCTGAAGCAAAAGCAATTTTTAATAAATATGGATTTTTTGTCAAATAA